A window of Verrucomicrobiota bacterium contains these coding sequences:
- a CDS encoding lipocalin family protein encodes MNKLKTIIITLAMSITAILTGCKTYENLPEMAANVDINRFMGTWYVHGYTPTMLDRNAYNATESYELDDNSRILTTYRFRKGGFDGPIKTYHPVGKVVDSETNAEWKMRFFTVISAPYLVLYVDSDYSETLVGHPNLKMAWLMSRSPEISETRYAELVQELKDRNFNLTDFVQVPQRWDEPR; translated from the coding sequence ATGAATAAGCTAAAAACTATTATAATTACCTTAGCTATGAGTATCACCGCGATCCTGACAGGATGTAAGACTTACGAAAACCTGCCCGAGATGGCGGCCAACGTAGACATCAACCGTTTTATGGGAACCTGGTATGTCCACGGTTACACGCCCACCATGCTTGATAGGAATGCCTATAATGCCACGGAAAGCTATGAACTTGATGATAACAGCCGAATTCTGACCACTTACCGGTTTCGAAAAGGAGGTTTTGATGGTCCGATAAAAACCTATCATCCCGTAGGTAAAGTAGTGGATTCAGAAACGAATGCAGAGTGGAAAATGAGGTTTTTCACCGTGATTTCTGCTCCTTATCTTGTCTTGTATGTGGATTCCGACTACTCCGAGACACTGGTCGGTCATCCGAACCTGAAGATGGCGTGGCTCATGTCTCGCTCTCCGGAAATATCAGAGACTCGCTACGCCGAGCTGGTTCAGGAACTCAAAGATAGAAATTTCAATCTAACGGAC